ATAGTGCAAGCAAATTGCATTGGACCGACATGAATCTGAGCGGGACTTGGTATCCAAAATCTCTTCCCACAGACTTCCATATCCAAATCATTCATCTCCTCATCAATGatcatcttccttctcttctttatCATCACCACTCCATCATCTATTATCTCTCTCTTGATGGGGCTCTTCTGGTGATGATCGGATGTTGTATCAGAATCATCCTCCACAGAGCTACCACGTCGATAGTTTGGCAATCCGATCTGGAGAGTaaccacatcatcatcatccttctCTTCTTTGATATCATCCAAAGCCTGACTTTCATTTTCCATGAGCTTGTTTAGAAGAGGCAAGCATCGAATAGACGTGTTGAGTGGTTCTTGTGGTTGGTATGAGAATAGAGATCTTTCCAACATACTCTGGTGGTTTGATCTTGATATAACATCTTTGGTCTTGATACGAaataacaaagaagaagaagacggcgATGGAGCTTTAAGCCATTCAATGAAGCTTGGAGATTCAAAACCTAAACCCATCTCATGAAGATTCCTCaaactcatctctctctctccccctctcttttttttctctctctctctctccctcccaaGAAGATGTGTAGGATTAGTAGGAAAAGGTTATATAATCATCAACCTTCCTGATGTGTGTGTAGGTTCGTCAAAATAGGTCCCCCTTTGTTCTTCCTACCCCCAATACGTATAGTTAGATATGATAATGTTCGCACGTGTCTACGTACGCGTTTACACTAAGGAGCAAAAGAGTGTAATTTTCTTCATAATAGTGTGGTGGGTCTTACTTCATATATAGTGAAAAAGAGATGCACCAGCACAAGGTTTTTCAATGAAAGAGAATCCTAAGACTCATTCATTGAgacaatttaattattttct
This genomic interval from Brassica napus cultivar Da-Ae chromosome A6, Da-Ae, whole genome shotgun sequence contains the following:
- the LOC106346349 gene encoding zinc finger protein WIP3-like translates to MSLRNLHEMGLGFESPSFIEWLKAPSPSSSSLLFRIKTKDVISRSNHQSMLERSLFSYQPQEPLNTSIRCLPLLNKLMENESQALDDIKEEKDDDDVVTLQIGLPNYRRGSSVEDDSDTTSDHHQKSPIKREIIDDGVVMIKKRRKMIIDEEMNDLDMEVCGKRFWIPSPAQIHVGPMQFACTICSKTFNRYNNMQMHMWGHGSEFRKGADSLKGTTQPAAILRLPCYCCAEGCKNNINHPRAKPLKDFRTLQTHYKRKHGSKPFSCGKCGKALAVKGDWRTHEKNCGKLWYCTCGSDFKHKRSLKDHIKSFGNGHSPHPSLSFGGFEEDTECVTTE